In Halorubellus sp. JP-L1, one DNA window encodes the following:
- a CDS encoding 50S ribosomal protein L21e, with protein MPNSHGPRKKTRNKLKNNPRDRGTSAPQRAIQEFEQGQKVHLKIDPSVADGRFHPRFHGLTGEVEGKQGAAFKVAITDGGKEKTIIASAAHLKAQQ; from the coding sequence ATGCCGAACTCGCACGGCCCCCGCAAGAAGACACGGAACAAGCTGAAGAACAATCCCCGAGACCGGGGCACGTCCGCCCCCCAGCGAGCCATCCAGGAGTTCGAGCAGGGCCAGAAGGTCCACCTCAAGATCGACCCCTCGGTGGCAGACGGCCGGTTCCACCCGCGCTTCCACGGACTGACGGGCGAGGTCGAGGGCAAACAGGGCGCGGCGTTCAAGGTCGCCATCACGGACGGTGGGAAGGAGAAGACCATCATCGCCAGTGCCGCGCACCTGAAGGCCCAGCAGTAG
- a CDS encoding RNA polymerase Rpb4 family protein, translating to MTIFKEKLDEEFLTFAETKELLDEVEADRALDEDREMRYELARAIEHVNRFTVLDPEESLELVEELQTLEKVDEATAYKIANLLPEDRTELRSVYAKQRYTLDGEELDEILNVIAKYV from the coding sequence ATGACGATATTCAAGGAGAAGCTCGACGAGGAGTTCCTGACGTTCGCGGAGACGAAGGAACTGCTCGACGAGGTGGAGGCCGACCGGGCGCTGGACGAGGACCGCGAGATGCGGTACGAGCTGGCGCGCGCCATCGAGCACGTCAACCGCTTCACGGTGCTCGACCCCGAGGAGTCCCTCGAACTCGTCGAGGAACTCCAGACGCTAGAGAAGGTCGACGAGGCGACGGCGTACAAGATCGCGAACCTCCTGCCGGAGGACCGCACGGAGCTGCGGTCGGTGTACGCGAAGCAGCGGTACACGCTCGACGGCGAGGAACTCGACGAGATCCTGAACGTCATCGCGAAGTACGTCTGA
- a CDS encoding DUF655 domain-containing protein: MSDSTDDERVAVVLDIFPNGRSDGRHGSRPMAYALDVMDFTLKEVVFEDTPDVGMDDELVVEPPGEGVRGVYPIEYEDVSSSAQSELEYIVAELVEDEEDRFVAFYNDAQPITLRLHQLNLLPGIGKKLRNGILDERKRKPFESFADLDDRVAGLHDPAGVLVERILEEIREDDLKYKTFVGRDEDA, translated from the coding sequence ATGAGTGATTCAACGGACGACGAGCGGGTCGCGGTCGTCCTCGACATCTTCCCGAACGGCCGCTCGGACGGTCGGCACGGTTCTCGACCGATGGCGTACGCGCTCGACGTCATGGACTTCACGCTGAAGGAGGTCGTGTTCGAGGACACGCCCGACGTCGGGATGGACGACGAACTCGTCGTCGAACCGCCCGGCGAGGGCGTGCGCGGCGTGTACCCGATCGAGTACGAGGACGTGTCCTCGAGCGCGCAGTCCGAACTGGAGTACATCGTGGCGGAGCTCGTGGAGGACGAGGAGGACCGGTTCGTGGCGTTCTACAACGACGCGCAACCGATCACGCTCCGCTTGCACCAGCTGAATCTCCTGCCCGGGATCGGGAAGAAGCTCCGGAACGGCATCCTCGACGAACGCAAGCGCAAGCCGTTCGAGAGTTTCGCGGACCTCGACGACCGCGTCGCCGGGCTCCACGACCCCGCGGGGGTGCTCGTCGAGCGCATTCTCGAGGAGATCCGCGAGGACGACCTGAAGTACAAGACGTTCGTCGGCCGCGACGAGGACGCCTGA